In Devosia sp. 1566, a single genomic region encodes these proteins:
- a CDS encoding Hsp70 family protein: MIHACGLDFGTSNSTFARVDADGVPHLLPLEGANETIPSVLFFPFDDEPVQFGRAAVAQYVSGAEGRLMRSLKSVLGTSLFAEKTRIKARSMGFDEILGIFIAELKRRAELALGEPVEQVVLGRPVQFVDDDPVADRQAQDQLEAAARAQGFAKIAFQFEPIAAALDFERGVAREQLALIVDLGGGTSDFSLVRVGPERAKRAERGDDILATGGVHLGGTDFDRLLAVAKVMPHLGLGTQTKDGKRFLPVAPYHELATWHRINRLYTTQSLRDLRGTAREAREPEKVEALIGVVEDRLGHQLVGAVEAAKIALSSEPEMRFSFPVRDRRIETEIGSNELFDILNGSAERLEAAIAEVLRRAGVGARAIDSLILTGGSTQVPAIAGRLEALFPEAELVRTNVLGSVGLGLALDAARRFGPAR, from the coding sequence ATGATACACGCTTGTGGCCTCGATTTTGGCACGTCCAACTCGACTTTTGCGCGGGTGGACGCGGACGGCGTGCCGCATCTGTTGCCGCTCGAAGGCGCCAACGAAACCATCCCCAGCGTGCTGTTCTTCCCGTTCGACGACGAGCCGGTGCAGTTCGGCCGGGCGGCAGTGGCGCAATATGTGTCGGGCGCCGAAGGGCGGCTGATGCGCTCGCTCAAGAGCGTGCTGGGCACCAGTCTCTTTGCGGAAAAGACGCGCATCAAGGCGCGCAGCATGGGGTTCGACGAGATCCTCGGGATCTTCATCGCCGAGCTCAAGCGGCGCGCCGAACTGGCGCTGGGGGAACCTGTCGAGCAGGTGGTGCTGGGCCGGCCGGTGCAGTTTGTTGATGACGATCCGGTGGCGGACCGGCAAGCGCAGGACCAGCTGGAAGCCGCGGCGCGCGCACAGGGTTTTGCCAAGATCGCGTTCCAGTTCGAGCCCATTGCCGCTGCCCTCGACTTTGAGCGGGGTGTGGCGCGCGAGCAGCTGGCGCTGATCGTCGATCTGGGCGGCGGTACTTCGGACTTTTCGCTGGTGCGGGTCGGGCCCGAACGGGCAAAGCGGGCCGAGCGGGGCGACGACATTCTGGCGACCGGCGGCGTGCATCTCGGCGGCACCGATTTCGACCGCCTGCTGGCCGTCGCCAAGGTGATGCCGCATCTGGGGCTGGGCACGCAGACCAAGGATGGCAAGCGCTTTCTGCCGGTGGCGCCCTATCATGAGCTGGCCACCTGGCACCGGATCAACCGGCTGTACACCACCCAAAGCCTGCGCGACCTGCGCGGCACCGCCCGCGAAGCGCGCGAGCCCGAAAAGGTCGAAGCGCTGATCGGGGTAGTCGAGGATCGACTGGGGCACCAATTGGTGGGGGCGGTGGAAGCGGCCAAGATTGCGCTCTCGAGCGAACCCGAAATGCGGTTCAGCTTTCCCGTGCGCGACCGACGGATCGAAACCGAGATTGGTAGCAATGAGCTATTCGATATTCTTAATGGTTCGGCTGAGCGGCTCGAAGCGGCGATTGCCGAAGTGCTGCGCCGCGCCGGGGTAGGGGCGAGGGCGATAGATAGTTTGATCCTGACGGGCGGCTCAACGCAGGTGCCCGCCATTGCCGGACGGCTAGAAGCGCTGTTTCCAGAGGCGGAACTGGTGCGCACCAATGTGCTGGGCAGTGTGGGACTGGGCCTGGCGCTCGATGCGGCGCGCCGGTTCGGTCCGGCCCGCTGA
- a CDS encoding YcgN family cysteine cluster protein: MAFWEEKTLAEMNDAEWEALCDGCGRCCLIKLEDEESGLLITSDVRCQLLDGDSCACTNYPGRQAIVPDCIKLTPTNVTEIKWIPTTCAYRRLAEGKGLAWWHPLVSGDPQTVVDVGVSVKGRTFDERSVAPDEWEEHAVDWPEWEPPESL, translated from the coding sequence ATGGCCTTCTGGGAAGAAAAAACGCTCGCAGAAATGAACGACGCCGAGTGGGAAGCGCTCTGCGACGGGTGCGGTCGTTGCTGTTTGATCAAGCTCGAGGATGAAGAAAGCGGGCTGTTGATAACCTCCGATGTGCGCTGCCAGCTGCTCGATGGCGACAGCTGCGCCTGCACCAATTATCCCGGCCGGCAGGCCATCGTCCCCGATTGCATCAAGCTGACCCCGACCAATGTGACCGAGATCAAGTGGATCCCCACGACCTGCGCTTATCGGCGGCTGGCCGAGGGCAAGGGGCTGGCCTGGTGGCATCCGCTGGTCTCGGGCGATCCGCAGACCGTGGTGGATGTCGGGGTTTCGGTAAAGGGGCGCACTTTTGACGAGCGCTCGGTGGCGCCCGACGAGTGGGAAGAGCATGCGGTGGACTGGCCCGAATGGGAGCCGCCGGAAAGCCTTTAA
- a CDS encoding diguanylate cyclase, with amino-acid sequence MTDLLSGGDTGFYWDRVRVALESLTRAWSQASAKQGSKLVTLSRPAVDQQAEAALHWAWRSAQRAGGPVSLLLLAIDRKDDFLAAYGPAAAENCALLVGEAISSALPHGEIGFLRFGPNEFLVLLPGVERRAARKLARHLVDAVRACRLSHKESHAGVVTTSVGLVSAAPEHWPASEVLRRAANGLHKAQRGGLARIAVAELRALSRRAA; translated from the coding sequence ATGACCGACCTTCTTTCTGGCGGGGATACAGGGTTTTACTGGGACCGCGTGCGCGTGGCCCTCGAGAGCCTGACGCGAGCATGGTCGCAAGCCTCGGCGAAACAAGGCAGCAAGCTCGTCACTTTGTCCCGCCCGGCGGTCGACCAGCAGGCTGAGGCGGCCCTGCACTGGGCCTGGCGCTCCGCACAGCGTGCAGGCGGGCCGGTGAGCCTGCTCCTGCTGGCGATTGACCGCAAGGACGATTTTCTGGCCGCTTATGGCCCCGCAGCCGCCGAAAACTGCGCCTTGCTGGTGGGCGAGGCAATCAGCTCCGCCTTGCCGCATGGCGAGATCGGTTTCCTGCGCTTCGGACCCAATGAATTTCTGGTGCTGCTGCCCGGCGTTGAGCGGCGCGCGGCCCGCAAGCTGGCGCGTCATCTGGTTGATGCCGTCCGCGCCTGCCGGCTGAGCCACAAGGAAAGCCACGCCGGCGTGGTGACCACCAGCGTCGGGCTGGTGAGTGCGGCGCCGGAGCATTGGCCGGCAAGCGAAGTGCTGCGCCGGGCCGCCAACGGCTTGCATAAGGCGCAACGCGGCGGCCTGGCGCGAATTGCGGTGGCCGAGTTGCGCGCTTTGTCGCGGCGTGCGGCATAG
- a CDS encoding KTSC domain-containing protein, with amino-acid sequence MSSAIRHIHYKPEFRELSVWFGPEGRRYKYADVPLEVFNAFAEAPSRGKFFNSQIRGHYPAALVDPSEKRMRRWQAIRSA; translated from the coding sequence ATGTCGTCCGCCATTCGCCATATCCATTACAAACCCGAGTTCAGAGAGCTATCGGTGTGGTTCGGCCCCGAGGGGCGGCGCTATAAATATGCCGATGTGCCCCTCGAGGTATTCAACGCCTTTGCCGAGGCTCCCTCGCGCGGAAAATTCTTTAACAGCCAGATCCGCGGCCATTACCCCGCCGCCCTCGTGGACCCCAGCGAAAAGCGGATGCGGCGCTGGCAGGCGATCCGCTCGGCCTGA